A part of Melittangium boletus DSM 14713 genomic DNA contains:
- a CDS encoding SDR family oxidoreductase gives MTTQHFQGRVALITGASSGIGRAAALAYAARGAHVVLAARRESALRDAAREVEALGVRALPVRCDVTSEEDVARLISETRDAFGGLDFLVNNAGLGLYGPVEGFSEAQLRQVFEINFFGLVRVTRAALPLLRARAPGSQVLNVSSVLGHRGLPLLGGYGASKAAVNLLTESLRAELAAEGIRVLLVSPGLTETEFRDARLNAEGWRQDAIPLNAMSAEAVAQALVRASHRERRETVLTLPGRAMVLANRLVPGLFDRVARRIANPARKP, from the coding sequence ATGACCACCCAACACTTCCAGGGAAGGGTCGCGCTCATCACCGGCGCGTCCAGCGGCATTGGCCGCGCGGCGGCACTCGCCTACGCGGCACGAGGTGCCCATGTCGTGCTCGCCGCCCGCCGGGAGTCCGCGCTGCGGGACGCCGCGCGCGAGGTGGAAGCCCTGGGCGTCCGTGCGCTGCCCGTGCGCTGTGATGTCACGAGCGAGGAGGACGTGGCACGTCTCATCAGCGAGACGCGAGACGCTTTCGGAGGGCTGGACTTCCTCGTCAACAACGCGGGGCTCGGGCTCTACGGCCCCGTCGAGGGCTTCAGCGAGGCGCAACTGCGCCAGGTGTTCGAGATCAACTTCTTCGGCCTCGTGCGCGTCACACGTGCCGCCCTGCCCTTGCTGCGCGCGCGCGCACCGGGCTCCCAGGTGCTCAACGTCAGTTCGGTGCTGGGGCACCGGGGCCTGCCCTTGCTGGGTGGCTACGGCGCGTCCAAGGCCGCGGTGAACCTGCTCACCGAGTCCCTGCGCGCCGAGCTGGCCGCCGAGGGCATCCGCGTGCTGCTCGTCTCCCCGGGACTCACCGAGACGGAATTCCGCGACGCCCGCCTCAACGCCGAGGGGTGGCGCCAGGACGCCATTCCCCTCAACGCCATGAGCGCCGAGGCCGTGGCCCAGGCGCTGGTGCGCGCCAGCCATCGCGAGCGCCGGGAGACGGTGCTCACCCTGCCCGGCCGGGCCATGGTGCTCGCCAACCGGCTCGTGCCCGGGCTCTTCGATCGCGTGGCCCGCCGCATCGCCAATCCCGCCCGAAAGCCATGA